GCGGTACTTCGTCTTGAGACGCGGAGTGGTAGCCATCAGATGTCCTCACCCGTCCGCTTGGCAACGCGGATCTTGTTGCCCTCGTCGTCGAAGCGGAACCCGACGCGGGTAACGACCTTCTGGCCGTCCTTCTCCACGACCAGCTGAACGTTGCTGACGTGGATCGGCGCCTCGGTGATCACGATGCCACCGGTCTGGGACCCACCAGCGGTCTGACCGGCCTTGGTGTGCTTCTTGACCCGGTTGACACCCTCGACCAGGACGCGGTTGTCAGCGGGGAAGGCGACGATGACCTTGCCCTGCTTGCCCTTGTCCTTACCGGTGATGACCTGAACCAGGTCGCCCTTCTTGATCTTCATGCTTACAGCACCTCCGGCGCGAGCGAGATGATCTTCATGAACTTCTTCTCGCGCAGCTCACGGCCCACCGGGCCGAAGATACGGGTGCCGCGAGGGTCGCCGTCGTTCTTCAGAATGACGGCGGCGTTCTCGTCGAAGCGGATGTACGAGCCGTCCTGGCGGCGACGCTCCTTGACGGTGCGAACGATGACCGCCTTGACGACGTCACCCTTCTTCACGTTGCCACCGGGGATCGCGTCCTTGACGGTGGCGACGATGACGTCACCGATGCCCGCGTAGCGGCGACCGGAACCACCGAGAACACGGATGCAAAGGATTTCCTTCGCACCAGTGTTGTCGGCGATACGCAGTCGCGACTCCTGCTGGATCACGTGTATCTCCTGTTTGTCTGCCGGTTCCCGGCGGGGGCTTCACTCCGGAGAGCTGGGCCCCCACCGAGCCTGGCGGAACGAACCTGAGGGAAACCCCTCAGGTGCTTACTTGGCCTTCTCGAGGATCTCGACGATGCGCCAGCGCTTGCTCGCCGACAGCGGACGCGTCTCCATGATGAGGACGCGGTCGCCGACGCCGGCAGCGTTCTGCTCGTCGTGAGCCTTGAGCTTGTTCGTACGGCGGATGACCTTGCCGTACAGGGCGTGCTTCACGCGGTCCTCGACGGCGACGACGACGGTCTTGTCCATCTTGTCGCTGACGACGAGACCCTCACGGGTCTTGCGGAAGCCGCGCGCGGTCTTCTCAGTCACGTTGTTGTTCTCGCTCATCAGGCGCTCTCCACCGTCTCGATACCGAGCTCACGCTCGTGCATCAGGGTGTAGATGCGAGCGATGTCCTTACGGACGGACTTGAGCCGGCCGTTGTTCTCCAGCTGACCCGTGGCCGCCTGGAAGCGGAGCTTGAACAGCTCCTCCTTGGCCTCGCGCAGCTTGCCAACGAGCTCCTCGTTGCCGAGCTCACGCAGCTCGGACGCCTTGGTTCCCGTCGCCATCACGACTCACCTGCCTCGCGCCGAACAATCCGGCACTTCATCGGAAGCTTGTGAGCAGCGCGGGTGAGCGCCTCACGAGCAATCTTCTCGTTCGGGTAGGACAGCTCGAACATGACCCGGCCCGGGTGCACGTTGGCGATCCACCACTCGGGAGAACCCTTACCGGAACCCATGCGGGTCTCGGCAGGCTTCTTCGTCAGCGGACGGTCCGGGTAGATGTTGATCCAGACCTTGCCGCCACGCTTGATGTGGCGGGTCATCGCGATACGAGCCGCCTCGATCTGGCGGTTCGTGACATAGGCGGGGGTGAGCGCCTGGATACCGTACTCGCCGAACGAGACCTCAGTACCGCCCTTGGCCATACCGCGGCGCTTCGGGTGGTGCTGCTTACGGTGCTTGACCCTACGAGGGATCAGCATGTCGGTCAGGCCTCCGTTCCGGTGCTCTCGGCCGGAGCGGCGGCGGGAGCGTCGGCCTTGGGGGCCTCGGCACCAGCAGCCTGCTGCGGCTTGCGGCCACCACGGCCGCCGCGCTCGCCACCACGGCCACCACGGCCGGCGGGACGGTCGCCAGCGCCCTGCGCGCCACGGGCCGGGCGGTTGCCCGCACGGGCCGCAGCGTTCTCGGCGCGAACCTCGGCGATGTTCTTGACGTCGCCCTTGTAGATCCAGACCTTCACACCGATACGACCGAAGGTGGTCTTGGCCTCGAAGAAGCCGTAGTCCACGTTCGCGCGCAGCGTGTGCAGCGGCACACGACCCTCGCGGTAGAACTCGGAGCGGGACATCTCGGCGCCGCCGAGGCGACCGCCGCACTGGATCTTGATGCCCTTGGCGCCGGCCTTCATCGTGCCCTGCATGCTCTTGCGCATGGCACGACGGAAGGAGACGCGGGAGGAGAGCTGCTCGGCAACGGCCTGGGCAACCAGCTGAGCGTCGAGCTCGGGGTTCTTGACCTCGAGGATGTTCAGCTGGACCTGCTTGCCCGTGAGCTTTTCGAGGTCGCCGCGGATGCGGTCGGCCTCGGCGCCACGGCGGCCGATGACGATGCCCGGACGAGCGGTGTGGATGTCCACACGCACGCGGTCACGGGTGCGCTCGATCTCAACCTTCGAGATGCCGGCGCGCTCCATGCCGGACGTCATCATCCGACGGATGGCGACGTCTTCCTTGACGTAGTCCTTGTACAGCTTGTCGGCGTACCAACGCGACTTGAAGTCGGTGGTGATGCCGAGCCGGAACCCGTGCGGGTTTACCTTCTGGCCCATTACCGGGAACCTTCCTTGCTGCTGACGACCACGGTGATGTGGCTGGTCCGCTTGCGGATCCGGTAGGCACGGCCCTGCGCACGCGGACGGAACCGCTTCAGGGTCGGGCCCTCGTCCACGAACGCCTCGCTGATGACCAGCGTGGAGGCGTCCGGGTGGTTGTAGTTGTGTGCGGCATTGGCAATGGCGCTGTCCAGCACCTTGCCAACCGGCACGCTCGCGGCCTGCGGGGCGAAACGCAGGACCGCCTGAGCCTCCGTGGCATCCATGCCACGGATAAGGTCCACCACTCGGCGGGCCTTCATGGGCGTGACGCGGATGTACCGCGCCTGGGCCCTGGCTTCCATGGTTGTCCCTTCGGTGTAAGTCATTAGTCGTAACCACCCCGCCTTTAGCGGCGCTTCGACTTCCGGTCGTCCTTGACGTGGCCGCGGAAGGTGCGAGTCGGCGAGAACTCGCCGAGCTTGTGGCCGACCATCGACTCGGTGACGAACACCGGGACGTGGGTCTTGCCGTTGTGCACCGCGATCGTGTGGCCCAGCATGGCCGGGATGATCATCGAGCGACGGGACCAGGTCTTGATGACGTTCTTGGTGCCGGCTTCGTTCTGGACATCCACCTTCTTGATGAGGTGGTCGTCGACGAAGGGCCCCTTCTTGAGACTGCGCGGCATCTAAACCCGCTCCTAGCGCTTCTTGTTCGTCTTGCGGCGGCGGACGATGTACTTGCTCGAAGCCTTCTTCGGCGAGCGAGTACGACCCTCCTTCTGACCCCACGGGGAGACCGGGTGGCGACCACCGCTGGTCTTACCCTCACCACCACCGTGCGGGTGGTCGACCGGGTTCATCGCGACACCGCGGACGGAGGGGCGAACGCCCTTCCAGCGCATGCGGCCGGCCTTGCCCCAGTTGATGTTCGACTGCTCGGCGTTGCCGACCTCGCCGACGGTGGCGCGGCAGCGCGCGTCGACGAGACGGATCTCACCGGACGGCATACGAAGGTGGGCCATGGTGCCCTCCTTCGCCAGCAGCTGCACGGACGCACCGGCGGAGCGGGCGAACTTCGCACCGCCACCGGGACGCAGCTCGATCGCGTGGATCGTGGTACCGACCGGGATGTTGCGCAGCGCCAGGTTGTTGCCGGGCTTGATGTCGGCCGTCGGGCCGTTCTCAATCCGGTCACCCTGCTTGAGGGCCTTCGGCGCGATGATGTAGCGCTTCTCGCCGTCGGCGTAGTGCAGCAGCGCGATGCGCGCGGTGCGGTTGGGGTCGTACTCGATGTGCGCGACCTTCGCCGGCACGCCGTCCTTGTCGTGACGACGGAAGTCGATCACGCGGTAGGCGCGCTTGTGGCCGCCACCCTGGTGGCGAACAGTGATCCGACCGGTGTTGTTACGGCCGCCCTTGCTGTGCAGCGGGCGAACCAGCGACTTCTCCGGCGTGGACCGCGTGATCTCGACAAAGTCGGCGACGCTGGAGCCACGACGGCCCGGGGTCGTCGGCTTGTACTTGCGGATACCCATTTCTCAGTCCTCGTCCGATTCCGGACGACTCAGGACTCCGTTAGGAGCCCTGGCCGCCGAAGATGTCGATTCGGTCGCCCTCAGCGAGGGTCACGATGGCGCGCTTGGTGTTCGCACGCTTGCCGAAACCGGTCTTGGTGCGCTTGCGCTTACCCTGACGGTTGATCGTGTTGACCCCGGTGACCTTGACCGAGAAGACCGCCTCGACGGCCTGCTTGATCTGGGTCTTGTTGGCGCCGGGCGCGACGATGAACGTGTACTTGTTCTCGTCCAGCAGCGCGTAGCTCTTCTCCGAGACAACCGGCTTGATCAGCAGGTCGCGCGGGTCAGTGAAGGTCTTGCTGGTAACGGTCGCCTCAGACATCAGGCGTCGCTCCCTTCGGTCTCATCGGCCTTGGGGCCAGACACGAAGGACTCGAAAGCGGCCTGGGTGAAGACCACGTCGTCAGAGACGATCACGTCGTACGTGTTCAGCTGGCCCGGCTCCAGGATGTGAACCTGGGGCAGGTTGCGGGCGGACAGCCACGCGGCCTCGTCGGCACGCTCGACGACCAGGAGCACGTTCTTGCGCTCCGAGATCTTGCCGAACAGCGTCTTGGCGGCCTTCGTGGAGGCGGCACCCTCGACCACGCCGGTGACGACGTGGATGCGGGAGTGACGCGCACGGTCCGAGAGGGCACCGCGGAGGGCGGCGGCCTTCATCTTCTTCGGGGTCCGCTGGGAGTAGTCACGCGGCTGCGGGCCGTGGACGACGCCACCGCCGACGAACTGCGGAGCGCGGGTCGAACCCTGGCGGGCGCGGCCGGTGCCCTTCTGGCGGTAAGGCTTGCGGCCACCACCACGGACTTCGCCACGACGCTTGGTCTTGTGCGTGCCCTGACGGGCAGCTGCCAGCTGGGCGACAACGACCTGGTGGATCAGCGGAACGCTGGTCTTGGCGTCGAAGATCTCCGCGGGGAGATCGACGGTACCGGCCTTGTCGCCTGCCGGCGAAAGGATGTCAATGGTGCTCATTACCTCAAGCCCCCTTGGCCGCGGTACGGACCAGGACGAGGCCGCCGTTCGGACCGGGGACCGCACCCTTGATGAGGAGCAGACCCTTCTCCGCGTCAACCGCGTGGATGGTCAGGTTCTGGGTGGTGACGCGCTCGTTGCCCATACGACCGGCCATGCGCATGCCCTTGAAGACACGCCCAGGGGTGGCGCAGCCACCGATCGAACCGGGGGAGCGGTGCTTGCGCTGCACACCGTGACCGGCGCCGAGGCCCCGGAAGTTGTGCCGCTTCATGACACCGGCGAAGCCCTTGCCCTTGCTGTTGCCCGTGACGTCTACCTTGACGCCGGACTCGAACACCTCGGCAGTGATCTCCTGGCCGAGCGTGTACTCGCTGGCGTCGGAGGTGCGGAGCTCCACCAGGTGGCGGCGGGGGGTGACGTCGGCCTTGGCGAAGTGGCCCTTGAGGGGCTTGTTCACCTTGCGCGGGTCGATCTCGCCGAAGGCGATCTGGACCGACTCGTAGCCGTCGATGTCGTTCGTACGGACCTGGGTAACGACGCAGGGTCCGGCCTTGACCACGGTGACCGGGACGACACGGTTGTTCTCGTCCCAGACCTGGGTCATGCCGAGCTTCTCGCCCAGGACGCCCTTGATCTGCTTTGCCATCTTCTCGACGCCTCTCAGAGCTTGATCTCGATGTCAACGCCGGCCGGAAGGTCCAGGCGCATCAGCGAGTCAACGGTCTTGGGGGTCGGGTCGAGGATGTCGATCAGGCGCTTGTGCGTGCGCATCTCGAAGTGCTCGCGCGAGTCCTTGTACTTGTGCGGCGACTTGATGACGCAGTACACGTTCTTCTCAGTGGGCAGCGGCACCGGGCCCGCGACCGACGCACCAGTGCGCGTCACCGTCTCGACGATCTTCTTCGCCGACGAATCGATGACCTCGTGGTCGTAGGCCTTGAGCCGGATGCGGATCTTCTGTCCCGCCATGGCTACTCCGTAGTCCTGTCTGTTGTGGAAACGCTCTGGCTCCCGGCCGGCTGCGGAGCGATTCGCTCCACTGTTCCCCCTCCGACCCACGCGGTCGGGCGTGTCGCACACCCTCTACAGAAAATTCCCATACGGAAATTCCCTCGTCCAAGGGGGTACGGTCCCAAGACCGCGATCGGGGGAAGAACACCCACCGAGTGCCTGGTCGGCCCCGTGCTCACGCTTCCCAGAAGATTCCCGTACGTCCGCCCTCATTGCTGCCCCGAGAGGCAGATTAAGGACGACGAGTACTGTGGGACTCGCTTCCGGTCCTCCCGGCGGGAGGCGCGCAGCATCGGCACTCAACCGAGCAACTTGAGTAGTCTGCCATACGAGGCACGTACTGCGCCAATCGGGCCGAAGAGAATACCCCGCCACGCTCCGTGGTCAAACCGCACGCGCCCGCACCGTGGCGGACGGCCGGTCGGCCCCGCACCGTGGGGTGCGGGACCTCCCGGGACCGGCCGGTCGGCGGCCGGAGCGGGTCACATGCCGAAGTACCCCGTGATGTCCGCGAGCAGGTCGACGCCGCCGGACAGGGGCGCAGCGGAAGCACCCGGCAGCCCGAAGGGCTTCGTGCCCTGCCGGCGGAGGACGGCCCTGCCCTCCCCCTTCTCCTTCGGCCCGAGCCGGTGGGCCGCTCCCTCGACGGGAGGGGCCGCCTCGCGGGAAGCGCCGTGGTCGACCCCGTCCAGGGGATCGACGCCGCTGCCGTGCCGGGCACGGGCGCGTGCGCGGCACGGGCGAAGGACGGAGGGGCTCAGCCCGGACGGGGCGCGGGCTACCCGCGTCGCCAGACCACGTAGTCGCGCTGCCGGACGTCGCGGTCCACGTGCCAGCCGGCCGGAGCCTTGGGCCAGCTGGCGGTGGCCGGGGCGTTGTCGTCGAAGAGGGCGAGCACGGCCACGTTGGCCTCCGCGGGCGGCTGCTCGTCCTTGATCAGGGCGCGGGTCCAGACCCGGCCGTCCAGCACCGTGTACGCCAGGGTCGTCCGGCCCTCCCAGCGCAGGTCCCGGTCCATCACCAGACGGTCACCCGGCCGGATGCCGGCCTCCTTGATCAGTCCGGTGCCGTCGCCGTAGCGTTCCTCGGTCCAGGGCTCGGTGACCCGGTCGGTGATGACGGCCGTCCCGGCTCCGGCGAACACGGCGAGCGCGATCCCGGCGGCACCCGCGCCCAGCGCGAACCGGCGGCCGGCGCCCAGCAGGCGCAGCAGCACGAGGGCGGCGAACACGATCAGGGCGACCGCGGTGGTCCGGCCCGCGTGGAAACTGTCCCACCCCTCCGACCAGCGGCTGGAGAGGAAGGTCGCGTCGGGCAGGCCCCACGGGATGAACCAGGACTTGTGCAGCTCGTTGACGGCCATGCGCAGCAGCACCGCCGTCAGTGCCGCCGTCACGGCGGTGGCCGCCACCCCGATCGCGACGATCTTCTTCCAGCCGCGGACGTGGTACAGCGCGGCCACCGCGACCACCACGTACACCGCGGCCAGCGGGGAGAGGTAGCGGGCGTAGACGATCGTGTCGATCCGGTGGTCGGCGGGCAGGCCGGCGGCCGCGGCCAGCGCGATGCCGCCCAGCAGCGCGACCATCAGGAAGCCCACCACCCGGTCGGCGCGGGCGAAGCGGGAGCTGAACACCACCCACACGCAGACCACCAGGGCCAGCGCGCCCAGCCCCCAGGTGCTGGTCATGAAGTACCAGAGGTGACCGACCGTCCGCATGAAGGTGCGACGCATCAGACGGGTGTTCTCAAGGGTCTGGAAGACCGCGTTGCCGACCTCGCTCGGCTGGGCGCCGTCGATCCGCGACATCAGCCAGGCGGTCATCAGCTGCTTGACGACGAACATCACGGCCAGTACGACCAGCCCCAGCGCCGCGGCGATCCGCGGAACCCAGTTGAGGACCAGCGCCACCAGCAGCACCAGGCCGGTCAGCGCGATGATCACGCCGCCGCGGTCGTGGGTGAGCAGGCAGTAGCCGGCGGCGAAGGAGGCCAGCAGGGCGAACCTGATCCGACGGCCGCGGCTGCCCTCGGAGAACAGCCCGTGCACGCCGATCAGCCAGAGCAGCACCAGGACCGGCAGCGCGGTGTCGGCCATCGCGAACTGCGAGTAGAAGACCACCGGCGGAAGCAGCACCGCGGCGGCCGCGACGACGTACGAGACGGGCCGGGAGACGTTCAGCCGGCGCAGCGCCCAGTACGCGGCCGGCAGCACCAGACAGCTGATCAGGGCGTTGATGCCCAGGATCAGGTGGTAGGCGTAGACCGGGTCCTGGGTGATCCGCATGGCGGGCGAGATGAGCAGCGAGTAACCACCGGGGATCACCTGGTTGCCCGGGATCTCGGTGGTCGGCAGACCGGCCATGATCCTGGCCATGACCAGGTACATCTGCTCGTCCGGGTTGACCGTCGGATAGTCCTGCCGGGTCACCAGGGACAGCCGGAAGAGCACGTTGAGCACGTACCCGAGGGCCAGCGCCGACGGCACCACCCACCGGGCGTGCCACCACTGCGGCCCGGTGCGGCCGTCCTCCGAAGAGGTCCCGGCGGACGGGCCGCTCTCCGGCTCGGCGGTGGACATGGGGGCCAGTCGCGTCATGACAGGTCAGACTTCCGTGAGATGTCCGTTGGGTACCGCTGCGGCGGTCGTACGGGGGGCCACCGCGCCGCGCAGCGTCAGCAGCATCGCGGCGGCGGCGGCCAGCGAGCCGACCGCGTAGGCGAGGCCCACCCGCAGTGCGATGTCGCCGGGGAGCACGGTGATGCCCAGCAGCACCGCGGTGCCGAACGCCCAGCAGGCCAGCTGGGCACGGTGCTTGTGCAGGACCATCTGGGCCTGGCCGAGCACCATCGCGAGCATGTAGCAGGTGGTCCCGGAGGCGAACCACAGGAAGTCCAGGTGACCCAGCTGCCCGGGCGACGCGCCGAACAGCACCTCGATCAGCCAGGGCCCGATCAGCACGGCGGGTACACCGCCCACGACACCGAGGCCGAGCACCACCAGGCAGGCCTTGCGGAGCATCCGGGCGAAGCCCTGGGGGTCGCCCGCGGCCACCACGGTGGACAGACCCGACAGCAGCGAGGCCTGCAGCGAACCGAAGACGAACAGCGGCACGCGGGCCAGCACCAGTGCGCTGAGCAGGGCCGAGATCAGCGCGGTGCGGTGGGGTTCGAGCAGCTGGGTGCTCATCACCGCCGCGTTCACCACCGCTTGGGCCAGCAGGGTCGCGGCGATCAGCGGTCCGAGACCGCGAACCAGCTCGGGGGTCCGGATGGTGCCGCCGGGCCGGGCCGCGCGCAGGGTCGGGCGCAGCGTGACCAGCAGCGCCACCACCGGCGACACGACGAGGATCAGACTGAAGGCGAGCGCCGAGTGGAGTCCGGCGGCGGCGCAGGCGAACGCCAGAACGATCCGCAGGCCACCGTCCACGGCGAGCTGCGAGCCGTACGGGGTGAACCGCCCGGTCCCCGCCAGGACGCCCCGGGTGAGGTAGCACACGGCCATCCCGGCGAAGGCGCCGCCGAGCACGGCGACCAGCTGGCGGTCGCCCTGGAAGAGCCGGTCGGCGATGGGCCCGGCGAAGACGGCGAGCACGCCGAGCACCGCGGCGAGGATGCCCGCGGTCAGCAACGCCGCCTTCCGGAGTACGGGAGCGACGCCCTCGCCCCGCACCGTACGGGCCGCGACGATCCGGGTGAGTTCCTGCTCCACCGGGAAGAACAGGCCGATCCCGACGGACATCACCAGGGTCCACAGGACCGAGACGCCGGCCATGTCGGCCTTGGAGAGGCTGTGTCCGGCGACGGCGAGGTGGATGTAGGAGGCGGCGCCCAGCACGGCGGTGCCCCCCGCGACCATGGTGGTCCCGGGGGGCAGGGCCTTGAGCAGTTTCGAGATCGGGTTCATCGGGGTGCTTTCGAAGGCCGCACGCTCAGCGCGTGGCGTGGCGGAGCATCGCCCTGACGCCGGGCCGGCCGGCGTGCTTGACGGCGCCGGGCAGCAGGGTGATCGCGTGCAGCCGGGAGGAGAGGTGGAGCCGGGAGATCTTGGCGGCGTGCGGCCAGCCGTGCCGTTCCAGCCGGTCGGCGGTTTCCAGGAAGAAGCGCTTGGCCTCCTCGAAGCGGTGGCCGGTGTAGGCCTTCGCCGAGGACTCGCTGCCGGCGTGCCGGCGGTAGCTGAAGCAGACCTCCGGCGTGGTGGCCAGGGTCTCCCCCGCGACCAGCAGGTCGATGACGAGGGCGAGGTCCTGGATCACGCCCAGGTCGGCACGGAAACCGAAGGGCTTGACCGCTTCGGTCCGCCAGCAGATGGACGGGAAGTACAGCCAGTTGCCGCGCAGCAGGCCGGCGGCCAGCTCCTCCCCGCCGAGCAGGGCCCGCTCCTGCCCCTGGGGCGAGTACAGCTTGCGCTTGGTGCGGTCGACCAGGGTGTCGAACGGCAGCCCGTCGGTGCCGATCACCCGGACCCCCGGCTGGATCATCGCGGCGGACGGCTCGCGGTCGGCCGCCGCCCGCACCACCTGGAGGTAGTTCGGGTGCATGAGGTCGTCGCAGCCCATGAGGACCAGGTACTCGTACTCGGCGAGCTCGACGCAGCGGTTGAAGTTGCCGGTCACACCGAGGTTGTGCTCGTTGCGGAAGTAGCGGACCCGCGGGTCCGCCAGGGCTGCGAACCAGCCGGGGACGTCCGGCTCGCTGCCGTCGTCGACGACCGTGAGCCGCCAGTCGTCACCGTCCTGGGCCAGGACGCTGCGGACCGCGTCCTGCATCAGCGCGACGTCGCCGTAGTACGGCAACAGGATTTCGAAACGCGACATCGTCTCCGCCTAGGCCTTCGTCAGCTCACGGCCGAGCTGCTCGGCGGTGCGCCGTCGGGAGGCGTCGTAGGACGGGGAGCCGGGGGCGAACGCCTTCAGTTCCTTGGGCATGCGCCGGATCATCGCGAGCAGCAGCACCAGGCCGGCCCGGGTGAGGTAGACCATCGCCTTGAGCGGCGAGGCGCTCGGCCGGCCGGTGGTGCGGGCCCGCATCGCCACGGGGACCTGGCGGACGGTGAAGCCCGAGCGGGCGGCGCCGACCATGGACTCGATGGTGTCGCCGAGGTACTCGACCGGGTACCAGCGGGCGAAGAATTCTATGAGGGGCCGGTTGCAGGCCCGGAAACCCGAGGTGGTGTCGGTGAGCTTGGTCCGGGTGATCCGGGAGAGCACCACGGACAGCAACGACATCGCCCACTTGCGCGGACCGCGCACCTGGTAGTCGCCGTCGCCGGCGAACCGGGCGCCTATGACGAGGTCGGCGTCGCCGGTGGCGAGCCGTTCGAGCAGGGCCGGGACGTAGGCCGGGTCGTGCTGGCCGTCGGCGTCCACCTGGATCGCCACGTCGTAGCCGTGCTGCTGCGCGTAGCGGTAGCCGAGGCGCATCGCGCCGCCGACGCCCAGGTTGAACGGCAGCTGGGCGACGGCCGAACCGGCTGCGCGCGCTACCGCGGCGGTGTTGTCCGTCGAGCCGTCGTCGACCACCAGGGTGTCGACGTAGGGCAGTTGGGCCTGGATCTCGCGCAGGACGGAGGGCAGTCCGTCCTCCTCGTTCCAGGCGGGAAGGATGATCAGGACGCGACGACCGTCGTTCACGACTTCACCTGTGCCTCGATGGCGCCGGAGTCCTCCGTGCGCGGCGACGTGCTGGGGTAACCGCCCTGCTGGACGAGATGCGCGCGGATGAGGGCCACGTCCTCCGCGAGGATGCGGGTCTCCGCCTCCAGCCGGCTGGTCTCCCAGCTCAGGTGCAGGCTGACCAGCAGGACCAGGACGAAGCCGGTGAACAGGACCAGGCTCGCGCCCGAGGCCACTCCGAGGCTCTTCGCCACCGGGTCCAGCAGGTTCGGCACGAATCCGAGCGGCGCGACCAGCAGCCCGATGGCCAGCCATATCGCGGCGTACTTCTCCCGCAGTTGCTGACGGCGCAGCAGCTCGAGGATGTACCCCAGCACCAGCACACCGGTGATGGAGGTCAGGA
Above is a window of Streptomyces subrutilus DNA encoding:
- a CDS encoding glycosyltransferase family 2 protein; amino-acid sequence: MNDGRRVLIILPAWNEEDGLPSVLREIQAQLPYVDTLVVDDGSTDNTAAVARAAGSAVAQLPFNLGVGGAMRLGYRYAQQHGYDVAIQVDADGQHDPAYVPALLERLATGDADLVIGARFAGDGDYQVRGPRKWAMSLLSVVLSRITRTKLTDTTSGFRACNRPLIEFFARWYPVEYLGDTIESMVGAARSGFTVRQVPVAMRARTTGRPSASPLKAMVYLTRAGLVLLLAMIRRMPKELKAFAPGSPSYDASRRRTAEQLGRELTKA
- a CDS encoding DUF2304 domain-containing protein, encoding MQLSVLTSITGVLVLGYILELLRRQQLREKYAAIWLAIGLLVAPLGFVPNLLDPVAKSLGVASGASLVLFTGFVLVLLVSLHLSWETSRLEAETRILAEDVALIRAHLVQQGGYPSTSPRTEDSGAIEAQVKS